One Rhodobacteraceae bacterium M385 genomic region harbors:
- a CDS encoding 4-(cytidine 5'-diphospho)-2-C-methyl-D-erythritol kinase, translating into MSGMKQFAPAKVNLALHVTGKRGDGFHLLDSLVVFAGVGDWLTFAPADTLSLNVRGSRAEGVPEDGRNLVWKAAQWLAPGRGAAILLDKHLPHAGGIGGGSADAACALRGLAQMWGVDVPRGAEALGADVPVCLHGRPVRMRGIGEVLEDVPPLPPLWIVLVNAGQEVPTGPVFNALERRDNPPLPLPAWDDFDSFITWLDGTRNDLQTAAKTVSPIIGDVLVRLGQAPGCRLARMSGSGGTCFGLFAAEADAVAAAAAMPADWWAKAAPVLGATP; encoded by the coding sequence ATGTCCGGCATGAAGCAATTTGCGCCCGCCAAGGTGAACCTTGCCCTGCATGTGACGGGCAAGCGGGGGGATGGGTTTCACCTGCTCGACTCGCTTGTTGTGTTCGCGGGGGTGGGCGATTGGCTGACCTTCGCCCCGGCTGATACGCTGTCTTTAAATGTCCGTGGCTCCCGCGCAGAAGGCGTGCCTGAGGATGGGCGCAATCTGGTATGGAAGGCCGCGCAATGGCTCGCGCCCGGACGCGGCGCGGCGATTTTGCTGGACAAACATCTGCCCCACGCGGGCGGGATCGGCGGTGGCTCCGCCGATGCAGCATGCGCCTTGCGGGGCTTGGCGCAGATGTGGGGCGTGGATGTGCCGCGCGGGGCAGAGGCTTTGGGCGCGGATGTGCCAGTCTGCCTCCATGGCCGCCCGGTGCGGATGCGTGGCATCGGAGAGGTATTGGAAGACGTGCCGCCCCTGCCGCCCCTGTGGATCGTGTTGGTCAACGCGGGCCAAGAGGTGCCGACAGGCCCGGTCTTCAATGCGCTGGAGCGCAGGGATAACCCGCCGCTGCCGTTACCAGCGTGGGACGATTTCGACAGTTTCATTACGTGGTTAGATGGGACACGAAACGACCTGCAAACAGCCGCGAAGACGGTGTCACCGATCATCGGCGACGTGTTGGTGCGGTTGGGCCAAGCGCCGGGGTGCCGGCTTGCCCGGATGAGCGGCTCGGGCGGGACATGCTTTGGGTTGTTCGCGGCAGAAGCCGACGCGGTCGCCGCCGCTGCCGCGATGCCCGCCGACTGGTGGGCCAAGGCCGCACCGGTGTTGGGCGCGACGCCTTAG
- a CDS encoding polyprenyl synthetase family protein has translation MSLDTPTQKPHDRLSAALSDDLAAVNALIRDRMASKHAPRIPEVTAHLVEAGGKRIRPMLTLACARLCGYTGDDHVKLAATVEFIHTATLLHDDVVDESEQRRGRPTANLLWDNQSSVLVGDYLFARAFQLMVEPGSLRVLDILSNAAATIAEGEVLQLTVASDIATPEDTYLQVIRGKTAALFEAACKVGAVIADCDDAVIEALAIYGDGLGVAFQMADDLLDWGGVAGEAGAIGKNIGDDFRERKMTLPVIRAIAAGDADEKAFWARTIGKGDQRDGDLAHALSLLQKHGTLAQTRDEANAYVAAAKAALTVLPADPLRDMLADLADYVVARLN, from the coding sequence ATGAGCCTGGATACGCCAACGCAGAAGCCCCACGATCGTCTTAGCGCGGCCCTGTCCGATGATCTGGCCGCCGTGAACGCGCTGATCCGCGACCGCATGGCATCCAAGCATGCCCCCCGCATCCCCGAGGTTACGGCCCATCTGGTGGAGGCCGGGGGCAAACGCATCCGCCCGATGCTGACGCTCGCCTGCGCACGGCTGTGTGGCTACACTGGCGACGACCACGTGAAGCTGGCCGCCACGGTCGAGTTCATTCACACCGCCACCTTGCTGCATGATGACGTGGTGGACGAAAGCGAACAACGGCGCGGGCGGCCCACGGCAAACCTTCTGTGGGACAACCAATCCAGCGTTCTGGTGGGCGACTACCTGTTCGCCCGTGCGTTTCAGTTGATGGTGGAACCAGGCAGCCTTCGGGTGCTCGATATCCTGTCGAACGCCGCCGCCACGATTGCCGAGGGTGAAGTGTTGCAGCTGACCGTCGCCTCTGACATCGCCACGCCCGAAGACACCTATCTGCAAGTGATCCGTGGCAAGACCGCGGCCCTGTTCGAGGCCGCCTGCAAGGTCGGCGCGGTGATCGCTGATTGTGATGACGCGGTGATCGAGGCGCTCGCCATCTATGGCGACGGTCTTGGCGTGGCGTTCCAGATGGCCGATGACCTGCTCGATTGGGGCGGTGTCGCCGGAGAGGCCGGGGCGATTGGCAAGAACATCGGCGATGATTTCCGCGAACGGAAAATGACCCTTCCCGTGATCCGCGCAATAGCGGCGGGTGATGCGGATGAGAAGGCCTTTTGGGCCCGTACCATCGGCAAAGGCGACCAACGCGACGGCGATCTGGCGCACGCCCTGAGCCTGCTGCAAAAACACGGAACGCTGGCGCAGACACGGGATGAAGCGAACGCCTATGTCGCCGCCGCCAAGGCGGCGCTAACCGTGCTGCCCGCCGATCCGTTGCGCGATATGCTGGCCGATCTGGCCGATTACGTCGTGGCGCGTCTGAACTAA
- a CDS encoding tetratricopeptide repeat protein: MTSNRSLFALALAAFIAPFTAQADSLPGAYLAGRAAAITGDHAAAAEYFNQALQFDPGNAFLVSNTVFAYASLGEWEAAQTAAQHLDTEAEGQELAELVAFVRLISEGEFQGALDMIEAGDGPGPLADDLTGAWLTFGLGDMSGAVERFEALASERGLEELAALHLALARAATGDFEAANEILSGETGVQITNTERVVRARAIILVQLDQRGEALDLLDGYTQAVPDPGLLALQASIGAGADTPYDFVLTAQDGVAEVFFNVAQLLAGDRNTTLPLLMAQAARGIDPEHSDAVVLAAELLAGTEQYQLAADTYAAVPESDPNYIEAQMGRAQALEDSGAQEEAVAILSALVEARPDLASVQAAYGDLLRRAEQFEEAIAAYSAVLDLVDPDQPRYWFIHYARAICYHQLDNWPPAEADFRRALELNPEQPNVMNYLGYSLVEQRRSFDEALGMIQRAVAARPESGFIVDSLGWVYYRLGRYEEAVAPMERAVELEPNDPIVNDHLGDVYWIVGRYREAEFQWQRALSFDPEPEDAERIRRKLEVGLDVVLEEEGGTGILEEE; the protein is encoded by the coding sequence ATGACGTCCAACCGATCCCTGTTTGCACTGGCCCTTGCAGCGTTCATTGCGCCGTTCACGGCCCAAGCCGATAGCTTGCCCGGCGCTTATCTGGCAGGGCGGGCGGCTGCGATCACGGGCGATCACGCGGCGGCGGCTGAATATTTCAACCAAGCGCTACAGTTTGACCCCGGCAACGCCTTTTTGGTGTCCAACACGGTGTTCGCCTATGCCTCGCTTGGGGAATGGGAAGCGGCGCAAACGGCAGCGCAACATCTCGACACCGAAGCTGAGGGGCAGGAGCTGGCCGAATTGGTCGCCTTCGTGCGGCTCATTTCTGAGGGAGAGTTTCAGGGCGCCCTTGATATGATCGAGGCAGGTGACGGCCCCGGACCTTTGGCCGATGACCTCACCGGCGCGTGGCTGACCTTTGGGCTTGGCGATATGTCCGGCGCTGTAGAGCGGTTTGAGGCGCTGGCGTCCGAGCGCGGCCTGGAAGAACTGGCGGCGCTGCATCTGGCCTTGGCCCGCGCTGCAACGGGCGATTTTGAGGCCGCCAACGAAATCCTGTCGGGCGAAACCGGGGTGCAGATTACCAACACCGAGCGCGTCGTGCGCGCCCGCGCGATCATCCTTGTGCAGCTTGACCAGCGCGGAGAGGCGTTGGACCTTCTGGATGGGTATACGCAAGCCGTCCCGGACCCCGGCCTTTTGGCACTACAGGCCAGCATCGGCGCAGGCGCAGACACGCCCTATGATTTCGTGCTGACCGCCCAAGATGGCGTGGCCGAGGTGTTCTTTAACGTCGCCCAATTGTTGGCCGGGGATCGCAACACAACCCTGCCGCTGCTGATGGCACAGGCGGCAAGGGGCATTGACCCCGAGCATTCCGACGCCGTGGTTTTGGCCGCAGAGTTATTGGCGGGCACCGAGCAATATCAACTGGCCGCAGACACCTATGCCGCGGTCCCGGAAAGTGATCCCAACTACATCGAAGCCCAGATGGGACGCGCGCAGGCACTGGAAGATTCCGGCGCGCAGGAAGAGGCGGTTGCGATCTTGTCGGCCTTGGTCGAAGCGCGGCCCGATCTGGCCTCGGTTCAGGCGGCGTATGGCGATTTGCTGCGCCGGGCAGAGCAGTTTGAAGAGGCCATCGCCGCCTATAGCGCCGTTTTGGATTTGGTGGACCCCGATCAGCCGCGCTATTGGTTCATCCACTACGCCCGCGCGATTTGTTACCACCAGTTGGACAATTGGCCCCCCGCAGAGGCCGATTTCCGCCGCGCGTTGGAGCTGAACCCCGAGCAGCCTAACGTCATGAATTATCTGGGGTATTCGCTGGTCGAGCAGCGCCGCAGCTTTGATGAGGCCCTGGGCATGATCCAACGCGCGGTCGCCGCGCGGCCTGAAAGCGGGTTCATCGTCGATAGCCTCGGGTGGGTTTATTACCGTCTTGGCCGCTACGAGGAGGCCGTGGCCCCCATGGAACGCGCCGTGGAGTTGGAGCCGAACGACCCGATCGTCAACGACCATCTGGGCGATGTCTACTGGATCGTGGGTCGCTACCGTGAGGCGGAATTCCAATGGCAACGCGCCCTGTCGTTTGACCCGGAACCCGAAGACGCCGAGCGTATTCGCCGCAAGCTAGAGGTCGGCTTGGATGTGGTGCTGGAAGAAGAAGGCGGCACGGGCATCCTTGAGGAAGAATGA